From Clavelina lepadiformis chromosome 9, kaClaLepa1.1, whole genome shotgun sequence, the proteins below share one genomic window:
- the LOC143471046 gene encoding uncharacterized protein LOC143471046, whose translation MLQWKTMQQELKLVTELKEKCDNGYEKKDKLHETAKIFQKLAKIYMARDPDKINLIQSAALLNAALARERENKPAVEKDLKRLCDKVVKNAKRAYANMPDDQKVDVKPDVPLSVLDVSKKVLERLEIFRSYFKLKFKDMKIIPSQVESKELSKLKQQKVSTIKHIQERISADYTEYMEDILIRCIEIIGGRPKCGYALMGMGSLARHEITPYSDFESAILLEDGVQRTSGYESIKEYFRWMVVLFQVIIINLGETMLYKVAIPSLNDYYQKYEGENWFRDDYTRNGVSFDGLQPFACTSPLGRQQGTRRKQFKTELIQPVSKMLDNLKMPRSSKIGYNLSNTLAETCFVTGDKLVYDEYVERVQEILDVLRYDKTYLSNLTRIVMKDRKTFRFKNLLKAIENGKFNHKKMIYRSITIFVSALGRFHAIQERPCFDIIKKLADLGVLSCKDVGELCYAVAIACEVRSKIYLHEKGQEDNIIYSFSRTKKNTSLIVKTVGEKCIFDYFTIADSLQNALFDFDVQFLQKRLVLPRYPSLFNVLVIIWCFGLHEHFKHISQEELERIRVYQEIQEEDDDESSDEDRIGEGYTSSEDSSDNYELNQQENNNITYYNDGPDVNEECLLLSMLGLSLCYTEKSDTAFDTFLKAVRKQITEPENSENYQKDYINKLNACMSETLSDSIEKMNYFMQNDSGFNASQMVSHEDGTENNVYAWQANFHSFQDLLYKEMSKARKELLPQVNESNKDANIESNGNNQSTSQAYQELKRSHDEAFTSNSDNGNKRK comes from the coding sequence ATGCTGCAATGGAAAACAATGCAGCAGGAATTAAAACTTGTTACTGAACTGAAAGAAAAGTGCGACAATGGTTATGAAAAAAAGGACAAACTTCATGAGacagcaaaaatttttcagaaaCTGGCCAAAATTTACATGGCAAGAGATCctgataaaattaatttgattCAAAGTGCTGCTTTACTCAACGCCGCACTTGCAAGAGAACGTGAAAACAAGCCCGCTGTAGAAAAGGATCTTAAAAGGCTTTGTGATAAAGTtgtgaaaaatgcaaaacgaGCATACGCTAACATGCCAGATGACCAGAAGGTCGATGTAAAGCCAGATGTACCTCTATCGGTTCTTGATGTTTCCAAAAAAGTTCTTGAACGCTTAGAAATCTTTAGATCTTATTTCAAGCTTAAATTCAAAGATATGAAAATTATTCCATCACAAGTAGAAAGCAAAGAACTTTCAAAGCTGAAGCAACAGAAAGTTTCTACTATTAAACATATCCAGGAAAGAATCAGTGCCGACTATACCGAATATATGGAAGACATATTAATACGATGCATTGAAATAATAGGTGGCCGGCCTAAGTGCGGTTACGCGTTAATGGGCATGGGTTCACTTGCTCGACATGAGATCACTCCTTACTCGGATTTCGAAAGCGCGATCCTGCTAGAAGATGGTGTACAAAGAACATCAGGTTATGAGTCTATAAAAGAATACTTCAGGTGGATGGTAGTCctttttcaagtaatcattATAAATCTCGGAGAAACAATGCTTTATAAAGTCGCCATTCCTAGTTTAAACGACTATTACCAAAAATACGAGGGAGAAAATTGGTTTCGTGACGATTATACCAGAAACGGTGTCTCTTTTGATGGTTTGCAGCCATTTGCATGTACTTCACCTTTAGGCAGGCAACAAGGAACTAGACGCAAGCAATTTAAAACTGAGCTAATTCAGCCTGTGTCAAAAATGCTTGACAATCTCAAAATGCCTCGAAGTTCGAAAATTGGCTATAATTTGTCGAATACCTTGGCCGAAACTTGCTTTGTTACCGGAGATAAGCTAGTATATGATGAATATGTTGAAAGAGTCCAAGAGATACTTGACGTTCTACGATACGATAAGACTTATCTTTCAAATCTGACTCGTATCGTGATGAAAGATAGAAAAAcatttagatttaaaaatcttttgaaaGCAATAGAAAATGGAAAGTTCAATCATAAAAAAATGATATATCGGAGCATTACAATATTTGTGTCAGCTTTAGGTCGATTTCATGCAATACAAGAGCGTCCTTGTTTTGATATCATTAAAAAACTCGCTGATTTGGGGGTTTTAAGCTGTAAGGATGTCGGGGAACTATGTTATGCTGTTGCAATAGCATGTGAAGTTCGttctaaaatttatttacatgaAAAAGGTCAAGAAGACAACATAATATATAGCTTTAGCAGAACGAAGAAAAATACAAGTTTGATTGTAAAGACAGTTGGAGAAAAGTGTATATTTGATTACTTTACAATCGCTGATTCCCTGCAAAATGCACTGTTTGACTTTGACGttcagtttttgcaaaaacggCTTGTTCTTCCCCGATACCCTTCTTTATTTAACGTACTAGTCATAATATGGTGCTTTGGCTTACATGAACACTTCAAACATATCTCCCAGGAAGAGTTAGAAAGGATTCGCGTTTATCAAGAAATTCAAGAAGAAGACGACGATGAAAGTTCTGACGAAGACAGAATTGGTGAAGGATATACCAGCAGCGAAGATAGTTCAGATAATTATGAATTGAATCAACAAGAAAATAACAACATTACATATTATAATGACGGTCCTGACGTCAATGAAGAATGCCTTCTCTTAAGTATGTTAGGACTTAGTCTTTGCTATACGGAGAAATCTGACACAGCATTTGACACCTTTCTGAAAGCTGTACGTAAACAAATTACTGAGCCTGAAAACAGTGAAAACTACCAAAAAGATTACATTAATAAACTGAACGCCTGTATGAGTGAGACGTTATCTGACTCAATCGAAAAAATGAActattttatgcaaaatgaTTCAGGGTTTAATGCTAGTCAAATGGTTTCACACGAAGACGGAACGGAAAACAATGTTTATGCATGGCAAGCAAATTTCCATTCGTTTCAAGATCTTCTTTACAAGGAAATGTCAAAAGCACGAAAAGAACTTCTTCCACAAGTGAATGAGAGTAACAAAGATGCTAATATCGAAAGCAATGGCAACAACCAAAGTACGTCACAAGCATATCAAGAATTGAAACGAAGTCATGATGAAGCTTTCACATCAAATAGCGACAacggaaacaaaagaaaatga